Proteins encoded within one genomic window of Chitinophagales bacterium:
- a CDS encoding DUF2892 domain-containing protein, with protein MTKNVGKIDMIVRIVLAAILAYLDWSGTVTGTLSWVLGIAAVVMLVTGLLKFCPLYKVLGIDTCKF; from the coding sequence ATGACAAAAAATGTAGGAAAAATTGACATGATCGTTCGAATCGTATTAGCAGCTATTCTAGCCTATCTTGACTGGAGTGGAACTGTGACTGGCACTTTGAGCTGGGTACTAGGTATTGCTGCAGTCGTTATGCTCGTGACTGGTCTGCTTAAATTCTGCCCTCTTTACAAAGTTTTAGGAATAGATACATGCAAGTTCTAA
- a CDS encoding NAD(P)-binding domain-containing protein: protein MNIAIIGSGNVGGALAQQWIKAGHTVLIGAKFPLSEKSIQLATQIGEDRFATIENAVKQSAVILIATPPTAIFEIVENIGDVSNKILIDATNSVMKNPEPYKTVYHCLADKANAEIVKCFNTTGFENMLNPMYNHEAIDMFMAGDSEKAKSVAKQLALDCGFGSCIDFGKSDKVELLEKFALSWINLAIIQGHGRDLAFKVVRR from the coding sequence ATGAATATAGCAATTATAGGTTCTGGAAATGTAGGTGGTGCATTAGCACAACAATGGATTAAAGCTGGACATACAGTTTTAATTGGTGCAAAATTTCCTTTAAGTGAAAAAAGTATACAATTAGCAACTCAAATTGGGGAAGATAGATTTGCCACAATTGAAAATGCAGTTAAGCAGAGTGCAGTGATTTTGATAGCAACTCCACCCACTGCCATTTTTGAAATCGTGGAAAATATTGGTGATGTGTCAAACAAAATATTAATTGATGCAACTAATTCTGTAATGAAAAACCCCGAACCATACAAAACAGTCTATCATTGTCTGGCAGATAAAGCCAATGCAGAAATTGTAAAATGTTTTAACACCACCGGTTTTGAAAATATGCTTAATCCAATGTACAATCACGAAGCCATTGATATGTTTATGGCTGGCGATAGCGAAAAAGCAAAGTCTGTTGCAAAGCAATTAGCATTAGATTGTGGTTTTGGTTCTTGCATAGATTTTGGCAAGTCCGACAAAGTTGAACTTTTAGAAAAATTCGCCTTGTCTTGGATAAATTTAGCTATTATTCAAGGACACGGTAGGGATTTAGCATTTAAAGTTGTTCGTAGATAG
- the trxA gene encoding thioredoxin, translated as MNDKFQNLINSDKPVLLDFYADWCGPCQAMKPILVDLKERMGDKAMIVKIDTEKNQDLSQFLQIRSIPTLMIYLKGEQIWRHSGVVDTNQLEDILNQVISNN; from the coding sequence ATGAACGATAAATTTCAAAACTTAATCAATTCAGACAAGCCAGTCCTCTTAGATTTTTATGCTGACTGGTGCGGTCCATGTCAAGCTATGAAACCGATACTTGTAGATCTTAAAGAGCGAATGGGAGACAAAGCCATGATAGTAAAAATAGATACAGAAAAAAATCAAGACTTATCTCAGTTTCTTCAGATCAGGAGTATTCCTACCTTGATGATATATCTGAAAGGTGAACAAATATGGAGACATTCTGGTGTAGTAGATACCAATCAACTCGAAGACATTTTAAATCAAGTAATAAGCAACAATTAA
- a CDS encoding type 1 glutamine amidotransferase domain-containing protein produces MVKSVFTLFLIVLTSLGLLAQTKKLSNKLNSKKMVTEVTSYVHFHGAPAKGKILMVASSPSVSKQTGWQIGFWAAELTHPLRVFQEAGYEVELVSTEGGKLEMDGYSNPTDASGYSAGDVISLGYMQQKSFNDMLANTKKLTEVDAKNYDAIFLVGGQGPMYTFRGNKDLEKLFVAFYEAGKPSSAVCHSTTLLLEAKKSNGELLVKGKTWTGFADAEEEFADQAVGMKIQPYRIEDEAKKIAGTTFKVAAPFSSYAIADGNLITGQQQNSGAAAAELVVKALNK; encoded by the coding sequence ATGGTCAAGTCAGTTTTCACTTTATTCTTGATTGTTCTAACAAGTTTAGGATTGTTAGCACAAACAAAAAAATTATCTAATAAATTAAATTCAAAAAAAATGGTAACAGAAGTAACAAGTTATGTGCATTTTCACGGTGCACCTGCCAAAGGCAAAATTTTAATGGTGGCAAGTTCACCAAGTGTAAGTAAACAAACAGGTTGGCAAATTGGTTTTTGGGCTGCCGAACTCACTCACCCACTTCGAGTATTTCAGGAAGCAGGTTATGAAGTAGAATTGGTTTCAACCGAAGGTGGAAAATTAGAAATGGACGGCTACTCTAACCCAACCGATGCAAGTGGTTATTCGGCTGGTGATGTAATTTCTTTGGGTTATATGCAACAAAAATCATTTAACGACATGTTGGCAAATACTAAAAAATTAACTGAAGTTGATGCCAAAAACTACGATGCAATTTTTTTGGTTGGTGGTCAAGGTCCAATGTACACTTTCAGAGGTAATAAAGATTTGGAAAAACTTTTTGTTGCTTTCTACGAAGCTGGCAAACCAAGTTCGGCTGTGTGTCATTCTACTACTTTATTGCTTGAAGCAAAAAAATCAAATGGTGAACTGTTGGTAAAAGGCAAAACCTGGACAGGCTTTGCAGATGCTGAAGAAGAGTTTGCAGACCAAGCTGTGGGTATGAAAATTCAACCATACAGAATAGAAGATGAAGCCAAGAAAATAGCAGGAACTACTTTTAAAGTGGCTGCCCCTTTTAGTTCTTATGCTATTGCCGATGGAAACTTAATTACCGGACAACAACAAAATAGTGGTGCAGCAGCAGCAGAATTAGTGGTAAAAGCTTTGAATAAATAA
- a CDS encoding winged helix-turn-helix transcriptional regulator, whose protein sequence is MRNLPIEKLEFIAAVLKAISHPIRLKIVEILETTDGLSVQDISKSIGENIEQSLLSHHLIKMKDKGILECSKEGQFVYYRLKLKEVIQLLNCMENCKVK, encoded by the coding sequence ATGAGGAATTTACCTATAGAAAAATTAGAGTTTATTGCCGCTGTTTTAAAAGCGATTAGTCATCCTATTCGTCTTAAAATAGTTGAAATATTAGAGACAACCGATGGCTTGAGTGTTCAAGATATTTCGAAGTCTATTGGAGAGAACATTGAACAATCTCTATTATCTCATCACCTAATAAAAATGAAGGACAAAGGAATTTTAGAATGTAGTAAAGAAGGTCAATTTGTATATTATCGATTGAAATTAAAAGAAGTCATTCAACTTCTAAATTGTATGGAAAATTGTAAAGTAAAATAA
- a CDS encoding DUF2490 domain-containing protein has translation MRNFIFLILIFGCQPIFSQDYTQFWLRTSLQYKLNPKFTSLIELHHRMESLYNTESPFRYPLTDAFRLWLVYKLSNHETINFSPYAFFSNHPQIRNDEDVFNSNVNEHRIHLQYENRIHADNSWSLLTRIGGEYRIFERKQDLFRLRFREGIDYAISKKLHIQLYDELFLNTIHVDGRHIFDQNRIGLVSHIILSDKFKLELGVTHIQSTARYSTTVVHNVIFQTNWMYSL, from the coding sequence TTGAGAAATTTCATTTTCCTCATTCTAATCTTCGGATGCCAACCGATTTTTTCCCAAGACTACACGCAATTCTGGCTTAGAACATCGCTGCAATATAAATTGAACCCTAAGTTCACTTCACTAATCGAACTACACCATCGAATGGAGAGTTTGTATAATACAGAAAGTCCATTTCGATATCCTCTGACGGATGCTTTTAGATTATGGCTAGTATACAAATTGTCCAATCATGAGACTATCAATTTTAGCCCATACGCTTTTTTTAGCAATCATCCGCAGATTAGAAATGATGAAGATGTATTTAATTCTAATGTCAATGAGCACCGCATTCATCTACAATATGAAAATAGAATTCATGCCGATAATTCATGGTCGCTCCTAACTAGGATAGGCGGGGAGTATCGTATCTTTGAAAGAAAACAGGACTTATTCAGATTGCGTTTTCGTGAAGGAATTGACTATGCCATTTCAAAAAAATTACATATTCAACTCTATGACGAGTTATTCTTGAATACGATTCATGTAGACGGAAGACATATATTCGATCAGAATAGAATTGGGTTAGTATCCCATATCATTCTTTCTGATAAATTCAAACTCGAGCTAGGCGTTACACATATTCAATCTACAGCTAGATATAGCACTACAGTAGTTCACAACGTCATATTTCAAACGAATTGGATGTATAGCTTGTAG
- a CDS encoding sulfite exporter TauE/SafE family protein, translating into MEEIIGYLLAVIVGISLGLIGSGGSILTVPILVYIMKVEPVNATAYSLFIVGATALVGGIKNAIEKNVEWKTAIIFGIPSIAAVYITRAIILPIIPKEILTIGGFIITKDIFLMMLFALVMILASYSMIKPSNKNEKNFSDVKYNFPMIFLEGTFVGVLTGLVGAGGGFLIIPALVLLARIPIKLAVGTSLLIIAAKSLLGFFGDLKTNPNMDFHLIGYFTLAAIMGMFIGIFLTKKIDGAKLKVGFGWFVLIMGIYILIKELFLK; encoded by the coding sequence ATGGAAGAAATTATTGGTTATTTATTAGCAGTGATTGTAGGGATATCCCTTGGTTTGATAGGAAGTGGAGGTTCAATTTTGACTGTTCCTATTTTAGTATATATTATGAAAGTAGAGCCTGTCAATGCTACGGCTTATTCACTTTTCATAGTAGGAGCCACAGCTTTAGTTGGAGGCATTAAGAATGCTATCGAGAAAAATGTAGAATGGAAAACAGCTATCATTTTTGGAATTCCATCAATAGCTGCCGTATATATTACAAGAGCCATTATATTGCCTATTATCCCTAAAGAAATATTGACTATTGGTGGATTTATCATTACAAAAGATATTTTTTTAATGATGCTTTTTGCCTTGGTTATGATTTTAGCTTCCTACAGCATGATTAAGCCGAGCAACAAAAATGAAAAAAACTTCAGTGATGTTAAGTACAATTTCCCCATGATATTTCTCGAAGGTACTTTTGTAGGTGTCTTAACAGGGTTAGTAGGGGCAGGTGGCGGATTTTTAATCATTCCTGCATTGGTCTTGCTAGCTAGGATACCTATAAAATTGGCTGTAGGTACATCTCTTCTTATCATAGCTGCCAAGTCACTTTTGGGTTTCTTCGGTGATTTAAAGACGAATCCTAATATGGATTTTCATTTGATAGGCTATTTTACTTTAGCAGCAATTATGGGAATGTTTATCGGCATTTTCTTAACCAAAAAAATAGATGGAGCTAAGCTAAAAGTCGGATTTGGTTGGTTTGTTCTTATTATGGGAATTTATATCCTTATAAAAGAATTATTTTTGAAATAG
- a CDS encoding YeeE/YedE family protein yields the protein MNTYQDFKDSELRHQDAICVNESEQKETLGSNLKYLIVGILFGIVFVKAEIISWFRIQEMFRLQSFHMYGIIGSAVLVGALSVFLIKKFKIKTIADEEIKIEPKSFNKGQIFGGLLFGIGWAMTGACPGPLYAQIGSGATVVIVVLLSAIAGTWVYGKLRDKLPH from the coding sequence ATGAATACTTATCAGGATTTTAAAGATAGTGAACTAAGACATCAAGATGCAATTTGCGTCAATGAAAGCGAACAAAAGGAAACTCTTGGGAGTAATCTAAAATATCTAATTGTAGGTATTTTATTTGGGATAGTCTTTGTCAAAGCTGAAATTATTTCTTGGTTTAGAATTCAAGAGATGTTTCGCCTGCAATCATTTCATATGTATGGTATTATAGGTAGTGCGGTCTTGGTAGGAGCACTATCCGTATTCTTGATAAAAAAATTCAAGATAAAAACTATAGCAGACGAAGAAATAAAAATAGAACCTAAGTCATTCAACAAAGGTCAAATATTCGGTGGTTTATTGTTCGGTATTGGTTGGGCTATGACAGGTGCATGCCCTGGTCCACTTTATGCTCAGATTGGCAGTGGTGCCACGGTGGTTATTGTTGTTCTTTTGAGTGCAATAGCTGGTACTTGGGTTTATGGAAAATTGAGAGATAAATTGCCCCATTAA
- a CDS encoding YeeE/YedE family protein gives MEFLRQTLPWYIAGPLIGLTVPLLLIIGNKTFGISSSLRHICASCIPGNIPFFQYNWKKEIWNLFFVAGIFIGGVIAGMFLSHSGEILMHPELQNFLAQNGITNLSGLVPNDLFNWNSVFTLKGFLMMVVGGFLVGFGTRYAGGCTSGHAIMGLSNLQWPSLVATICFMIGGFVSAWFIVPFILSL, from the coding sequence ATGGAATTTTTGAGACAAACTTTGCCTTGGTATATTGCTGGTCCGCTAATTGGACTTACGGTGCCTCTATTATTAATTATAGGCAATAAGACATTTGGTATATCCTCTTCATTGAGACATATCTGTGCATCCTGCATACCAGGAAATATTCCTTTCTTTCAATATAATTGGAAAAAAGAAATTTGGAATCTGTTTTTTGTAGCGGGTATATTCATAGGTGGTGTCATCGCTGGAATGTTTTTGTCTCATTCGGGAGAAATTTTGATGCATCCCGAGTTGCAAAATTTTTTAGCTCAAAATGGTATTACAAATCTATCAGGTCTGGTGCCTAATGATTTGTTTAATTGGAATTCTGTGTTTACACTCAAGGGATTTTTAATGATGGTTGTCGGTGGTTTTCTTGTTGGTTTTGGCACACGCTATGCAGGTGGATGTACCAGTGGACATGCTATTATGGGTTTGTCCAATCTGCAATGGCCTTCGCTTGTCGCCACTATCTGTTTTATGATTGGTGGATTTGTTAGTGCTTGGTTTATTGTACCTTTTATTCTTTCACTTTAA
- a CDS encoding helix-turn-helix transcriptional regulator — MEQIGGTWKAPILWRLKDKTMRYGELRKDIPHISDKMLTTQLRELEEDGYITRKVYAVVPPKTEYSLTEQGMDIIKLITSIRNYGLKMIEKQEQRK, encoded by the coding sequence ATGGAACAAATAGGTGGTACTTGGAAAGCACCCATTTTATGGCGACTAAAAGATAAAACAATGCGTTATGGAGAATTGCGAAAAGATATACCTCATATTTCAGACAAAATGCTGACTACACAATTAAGAGAATTAGAAGAAGACGGATACATTACACGTAAAGTTTACGCAGTTGTACCACCCAAGACAGAGTACAGCTTGACAGAACAAGGTATGGATATAATTAAATTGATAACATCCATTAGAAACTACGGACTAAAAATGATAGAAAAACAAGAGCAGAGGAAATAA
- a CDS encoding rhodanese-like domain-containing protein: protein MSEKLKEGAYLVDVRTPQEFDAGHVKGSTNIPLDRIPNSLNQLKGKKNIIVFCRSGNRSSQAKSILERNGFTNVINGGTWQAVNEKVKNI, encoded by the coding sequence ATTTCTGAAAAACTTAAAGAAGGAGCCTATCTCGTTGATGTGCGAACACCTCAAGAATTCGATGCAGGTCATGTAAAAGGATCTACCAATATACCACTTGATAGAATTCCGAATTCACTGAATCAATTGAAAGGGAAGAAAAACATTATCGTTTTTTGTCGTAGTGGTAATCGAAGTTCGCAAGCTAAGTCTATATTAGAAAGAAATGGATTTACTAATGTGATCAATGGAGGAACTTGGCAAGCAGTCAATGAAAAAGTAAAAAATATATAA
- a CDS encoding methyltransferase domain-containing protein: MTKIDNGCCVVVCERPLDAQYWDNQWKSQTTGWDLGMPAPPLVSFIETIENKNARILIPGCGNAYEAEYLISKGFTDITLIDISETASNLLKEKFAKNPQVKVICDDFFKHNENYDVILEQTFFCALPTRMRQRYVWKMHHLLKEYGILAGLLFNRTFEQSPPFGGSREEYEELFHGAFFFEILETASNSIQPRSQTELIFQFKKINVLVNLYLFQGITCNGCKNSVTEIYSKMEGVKNVSMSSDFKEILIVSDHEIDVRILQELVSYDEDYKIDRLPYFKLSTLNLYHER; this comes from the coding sequence ATGACTAAAATAGATAATGGCTGCTGTGTCGTGGTATGTGAGCGACCACTTGATGCACAATATTGGGATAATCAATGGAAAAGTCAAACTACTGGTTGGGATTTAGGAATGCCTGCCCCACCCTTAGTTTCATTTATTGAGACGATAGAAAATAAAAATGCTAGAATTTTAATACCTGGTTGTGGAAATGCTTATGAGGCAGAGTATTTAATTAGTAAAGGATTTACTGATATTACATTGATCGATATTTCTGAAACAGCCAGTAATTTATTGAAAGAAAAATTTGCAAAAAATCCGCAAGTAAAAGTGATTTGTGATGATTTTTTTAAGCATAATGAGAACTATGATGTAATTCTAGAGCAAACTTTCTTCTGTGCTTTACCAACACGTATGCGCCAAAGATATGTTTGGAAAATGCACCATTTATTAAAGGAATACGGAATTTTAGCTGGACTTCTTTTTAATAGAACATTCGAGCAAAGTCCGCCATTTGGTGGAAGCCGAGAAGAATATGAAGAACTTTTTCATGGTGCATTCTTTTTTGAGATTCTAGAAACAGCGTCAAATTCCATACAGCCTCGCTCGCAAACAGAATTGATTTTTCAATTTAAAAAAATAAATGTCTTGGTAAATCTATATTTATTTCAAGGTATTACTTGCAATGGATGTAAAAATTCCGTCACAGAGATTTATTCAAAAATGGAAGGAGTAAAAAATGTCAGTATGAGTTCAGACTTCAAAGAAATTTTGATTGTAAGTGACCATGAGATTGATGTGAGAATATTGCAAGAATTGGTTTCGTATGATGAAGATTATAAGATTGATAGGTTGCCTTACTTTAAACTTTCCACTTTAAACTTATATCATGAACGATAA